A genome region from Stenotrophomonas bentonitica includes the following:
- a CDS encoding BLUF domain-containing protein, which yields MALHAFAYVSEAVEGIDGSDIDRILAAASSFNKVTGVTGVLMFDGQRFLQYLEGPDDGVASVEQRVLNARSHLRVRALARGEVATRHFPRWTMASSRIDPDVMSAIVDAEWPGFSAAPPVEGQRRVGFARLLELWTGVSGELEPAAVTLGS from the coding sequence ATGGCATTGCACGCGTTCGCCTACGTCAGCGAAGCGGTCGAAGGAATCGACGGGTCGGACATCGACCGCATACTCGCCGCCGCGTCCAGCTTCAACAAGGTCACCGGTGTCACGGGTGTCCTGATGTTCGACGGCCAGCGTTTCCTGCAGTACCTGGAAGGACCGGACGATGGCGTCGCCTCGGTCGAACAGCGCGTCCTGAATGCCCGAAGCCACCTGCGCGTCCGCGCGCTGGCGCGTGGCGAAGTGGCCACCCGCCATTTCCCGCGCTGGACCATGGCGTCGTCCCGGATCGACCCGGACGTGATGAGCGCGATCGTCGACGCCGAGTGGCCGGGATTCAGCGCGGCCCCACCGGTGGAGGGCCAGCGGCGGGTGGGTTTCGCGCGCCTGCTGGAGCTTTGGACCGGTGTCTCCGGCGAGCTGGAGCCGGCCGCAGTGACCCTCGGTTCGTGA
- a CDS encoding glutathione S-transferase family protein has protein sequence MLELHIGNKNYSSWSMRPWVLMTQAGIPFNEVVLRFDSFDPDSQFKRSAEALSPSGTVPVLVDGERVVWDSLAIAEYLAEGFPEHSLWPRDRGERALARSATAAMHSGFGALRSHFPMNIEARLPEIGARVLRNQPDVVADLQRLQALWERLLARHDGPLLFDRFSIADAFFAPVVMRLHTYAVPVSPRVASYMQQVQSLPGVKAWVAAALAEHDFRPFEEPYRQAPDGG, from the coding sequence ATGCTCGAGCTCCATATCGGCAACAAGAACTACTCCTCGTGGTCGATGCGGCCGTGGGTGCTGATGACCCAGGCCGGCATCCCGTTCAACGAGGTGGTGCTGCGCTTCGACAGCTTCGACCCGGACTCGCAGTTCAAGCGCAGTGCCGAGGCGTTGTCGCCCTCGGGCACGGTGCCGGTGCTGGTCGATGGCGAGCGGGTGGTGTGGGACTCGCTGGCGATTGCCGAGTACCTGGCCGAAGGCTTCCCCGAACATTCGCTGTGGCCACGGGATCGCGGCGAACGTGCCCTCGCGCGCAGCGCCACCGCCGCCATGCACAGCGGATTCGGCGCGCTGCGCTCGCATTTCCCGATGAACATCGAAGCGCGGCTGCCCGAGATCGGTGCGCGCGTGCTGCGCAACCAGCCGGACGTGGTCGCCGACCTGCAGCGCCTGCAGGCGCTGTGGGAACGCCTGCTGGCGCGGCATGACGGCCCGCTGCTGTTCGATCGTTTCAGCATCGCCGACGCCTTCTTCGCACCAGTGGTGATGCGCCTGCACACCTACGCGGTGCCGGTATCGCCGCGCGTGGCGTCCTACATGCAGCAGGTGCAGTCGTTGCCGGGTGTAAAGGCCTGGGTGGCCGCGGCGCTGGCCGAACACGACTTCCGGCCCTTTGAAGAACCGTACCGGCAGGCGCCGGACGGAGGCTGA
- a CDS encoding FMN-binding glutamate synthase family protein, which yields MHRYLVYVLAILLFPLCVWLATIWPAWYWGVGITAAMVAIGTWDLVQKRSTLRRNYPVLAHFRYGLESIGPEIRQYFVQSDLEDVPFSRQQRALIYQRSKNEMDVVPFGTLRSTYAVDYEWINHSLAPTEVADHDFRVLIGPNCAKPYSASVFNISAMSFGSLSANAIRALNEGARRGGFYHDTGEGSISPYHREMGGDLVWEIGSGYFGCRDEHGGFSEERFVANANTDQVRMIEIKLSQGAKPGHGGVLPAAKVSAEISATRGVPMGVDCVSPSKHSAFNTPVELLQFVARLRELSGGKPVGFKLAIGHPWEWFGIAKAMQETGLLPDFIVVDGAEGGTGAAPAEFIDHVGVPMHEALLLVHNTLVGLDLRDRIRVGAAGKVSSAFEIARTIALGADWCNAGRGFMFALGCIQSLSCHSDRCPTGIATQNPNRWRHLDAADKATRVHNYHENTLRALRDLLCAAGLQHPAELGPEHIVRRVSPVEIRSLASLYRYLSPGELLRRVPDHAVFHDFWSDARSDSFEPPARIRALRNSKSR from the coding sequence ATGCACCGGTATCTGGTCTACGTGCTCGCCATCCTGTTGTTCCCGCTCTGCGTCTGGCTGGCCACGATCTGGCCGGCCTGGTACTGGGGCGTGGGGATCACCGCGGCCATGGTCGCGATCGGTACCTGGGACCTGGTCCAGAAGCGCAGCACGCTGCGCCGCAACTACCCGGTGCTGGCCCACTTCCGCTATGGGCTGGAATCGATCGGGCCGGAGATCCGCCAGTACTTCGTGCAGAGCGACCTGGAAGACGTGCCGTTCTCGCGCCAGCAGCGCGCGCTGATCTACCAGCGCTCCAAGAACGAAATGGACGTCGTGCCGTTCGGCACGCTGCGCAGCACCTATGCGGTGGACTACGAGTGGATCAACCACTCGCTGGCGCCCACCGAAGTGGCCGACCATGATTTCCGCGTGCTGATCGGGCCGAACTGCGCCAAGCCGTACTCGGCCAGTGTGTTCAACATCTCGGCGATGAGCTTCGGCTCGCTGTCGGCCAATGCGATCCGCGCGCTCAATGAAGGCGCGCGGCGCGGTGGGTTCTACCACGACACCGGCGAAGGTTCGATCTCGCCGTACCACCGCGAAATGGGCGGCGACCTGGTGTGGGAAATCGGCTCGGGCTACTTCGGCTGCCGCGACGAACACGGCGGTTTCAGCGAAGAGCGGTTCGTGGCCAACGCCAACACCGACCAGGTACGCATGATCGAAATCAAGCTGTCGCAGGGCGCCAAGCCCGGCCATGGCGGCGTGCTGCCGGCGGCCAAGGTCAGCGCCGAGATCTCGGCCACGCGCGGCGTGCCGATGGGCGTGGACTGCGTGTCGCCGTCGAAGCATTCGGCGTTCAACACGCCGGTGGAACTGCTGCAGTTCGTTGCGCGGCTGCGCGAACTCTCCGGCGGCAAACCGGTGGGATTCAAGCTTGCAATTGGACATCCGTGGGAGTGGTTCGGCATTGCCAAGGCGATGCAGGAAACCGGGCTGCTGCCGGACTTCATCGTGGTCGACGGTGCCGAAGGCGGAACCGGCGCGGCGCCGGCGGAGTTCATCGACCATGTCGGCGTGCCGATGCACGAGGCGCTGCTGCTGGTGCACAACACGCTGGTCGGGCTGGACCTGCGCGACCGCATCCGGGTCGGCGCGGCCGGCAAGGTAAGCAGTGCGTTCGAGATCGCCCGCACCATCGCGCTGGGCGCGGACTGGTGCAATGCCGGGCGCGGTTTCATGTTCGCGCTGGGCTGCATCCAGTCGCTGAGCTGCCACAGCGACCGCTGCCCGACCGGTATCGCCACCCAGAATCCGAACCGCTGGCGGCACCTGGACGCGGCCGACAAGGCCACCCGCGTGCACAACTACCACGAGAACACCCTGCGCGCGCTGCGCGACCTGCTCTGCGCGGCCGGCCTGCAGCACCCGGCCGAGCTGGGCCCGGAGCACATCGTGCGCCGCGTCTCCCCGGTCGAGATCCGCTCGCTGGCCTCGCTGTACCGCTACCTCAGCCCCGGTGAACTGCTGCGCCGCGTCCCCGACCACGCCGTCTTCCACGACTTCTGGTCCGACGCCCGCAGCGACTCGTTCGAGCCGCCGGCGCGCATCCGGGCATTGCGTAACAGCAAATCGCGGTAG
- a CDS encoding DNA-binding protein: MAELYRSDPALALDVINSILADGTQAELMTVLRHVAQAVGGVQSVAEQAHLNPTQLYRTLSPKGNPALNSLTAILKAMGLRLAVQPLSAAPALHAT, from the coding sequence ATGGCCGAGCTGTACCGTAGCGATCCCGCGCTCGCGCTGGATGTCATCAACAGCATCCTTGCCGACGGAACGCAGGCGGAGCTCATGACGGTCCTGCGCCACGTGGCGCAGGCTGTCGGTGGCGTGCAGTCGGTAGCCGAACAGGCGCATCTCAATCCTACCCAGCTGTACCGGACCCTTTCGCCGAAAGGCAATCCGGCACTGAACAGTCTGACGGCCATTCTCAAGGCGATGGGGCTGAGGCTGGCAGTGCAACCGCTCTCTGCGGCCCCTGCGCTTCACGCAACGTGA
- a CDS encoding TraB/GumN family protein, producing the protein MARAIAAGVLLAWLACAGLAEGRAQSPPPEVIDLAPVVVSGVQPGPGMWQVRNAQGHTLWILGTVSPLPARLDWRADEVEAVIASADAILGSPGWSLDADVGFFGRLTLLPSAMKAAHDPEGRRLQEILPADLYARWQPLKQRYLGRGDGVEKDRPLVAATRLYAAALDEVGLTPRSGVGKQLSKAYKRRGLTPVLTKVEIKVDDPRKALKEVRASTLQDVTCLQRTLDVVEHQLPLLVERANAWAVGDTEALQQLALKSQYDACVGAIASSELGQRRGMTQLDARASAKWLAAARDALARHPVTFATVPVHSLVEPGGYLDRLRQAGYAVQSP; encoded by the coding sequence ATGGCCCGGGCAATCGCAGCGGGCGTCCTGCTGGCGTGGCTGGCCTGCGCCGGCCTGGCCGAGGGCAGGGCGCAGTCGCCGCCGCCGGAGGTGATCGACCTGGCCCCGGTCGTGGTGTCCGGGGTGCAGCCCGGGCCCGGCATGTGGCAGGTACGCAACGCGCAGGGCCACACCCTGTGGATCCTGGGCACGGTGTCGCCGCTGCCGGCCAGGCTGGACTGGCGCGCCGACGAGGTCGAAGCGGTGATCGCCAGTGCGGACGCGATACTGGGTTCGCCGGGCTGGTCGCTGGATGCCGACGTGGGTTTCTTCGGCCGGCTGACCCTGCTGCCGTCGGCCATGAAAGCCGCGCACGATCCCGAAGGGCGGCGCCTGCAGGAGATCCTTCCCGCCGATCTGTACGCGCGCTGGCAGCCCCTCAAGCAGCGCTACCTCGGTCGCGGCGATGGCGTTGAGAAAGACCGGCCGCTGGTGGCGGCGACACGGCTGTACGCCGCCGCGCTGGACGAGGTCGGGCTGACCCCGCGTTCGGGCGTGGGAAAACAGCTGTCGAAGGCCTACAAGCGACGCGGGTTGACGCCGGTCTTAACCAAGGTCGAGATCAAGGTCGACGATCCCCGCAAGGCGTTGAAGGAAGTGCGCGCCAGTACGCTGCAGGACGTGACCTGCCTGCAGCGCACGCTGGACGTGGTCGAACACCAGCTGCCGCTGCTGGTTGAACGCGCCAATGCATGGGCCGTAGGCGACACCGAGGCGCTGCAGCAGCTGGCACTGAAGAGCCAGTACGACGCCTGCGTGGGCGCCATCGCCAGCAGCGAGCTGGGACAACGCCGTGGCATGACCCAGCTGGACGCACGCGCGTCCGCGAAGTGGCTGGCCGCTGCACGCGATGCACTGGCGAGGCACCCGGTGACCTTCGCCACGGTACCGGTGCATTCGCTGGTCGAGCCGGGCGGGTACCTCGACCGGCTGCGCCAGGCCGGTTACGCCGTGCAGTCGCCCTGA
- the hemN gene encoding oxygen-independent coproporphyrinogen III oxidase yields the protein MDTLSPAAAGLAWHFDPELLRRHDRPGPRYTSYPTAPHFHDGFGEHGLRAAIADSNAQALPLSLYVHVPYCSSPCFYCGCNRVITRDHGKGIAYVARVLSEADLIAPLFDASREVIQLHLGGGTPNFLAPAQMRELIDGLRRRFSFSSAADRDFSIELDPRFVSRDDIAELGALGFNRASLGIQDFDPVVQRAINREQGVDATLDVLRACREHGLSSVNVDLIYGLPHQTLEGFATTLETVLRERPDRLAIYGYAHLPNLFKAQRQIPDAALPSPEQKLALLGLAVRRLSLAGYQYIGMDHFALPGENLARAQRAGQLHRNFMGYTTHARTDLVGLGASAISRIGSSYSQNPRDLPGWESAVDSGRLPVWRGLTLDADDELRAELINQLMCQGEVDGRALGARHGVDFDHYFADALASLSALQADGLAEYRDGVVRATERGRPLLRLLAMCFDRYLAQPEQPVRYSRAI from the coding sequence ATGGACACCCTTTCGCCTGCCGCCGCCGGGCTTGCCTGGCACTTCGATCCCGAGCTGCTGCGCCGGCATGACCGGCCCGGGCCGCGCTACACCTCGTACCCGACCGCGCCGCATTTCCACGACGGCTTCGGTGAGCACGGCCTGCGCGCGGCGATCGCCGACAGCAATGCGCAGGCGCTGCCGCTGTCGCTGTACGTGCACGTGCCTTACTGCAGCAGTCCGTGTTTCTACTGCGGATGCAACCGGGTCATTACCCGCGACCATGGCAAGGGCATCGCGTACGTGGCACGCGTGCTCAGCGAAGCGGACCTGATCGCGCCGTTGTTCGATGCCTCGCGGGAGGTGATCCAGCTGCACCTGGGCGGTGGCACGCCGAACTTCCTGGCGCCTGCGCAGATGCGCGAACTGATCGACGGCCTGCGCCGCCGGTTTTCCTTCAGCAGCGCCGCCGACCGCGACTTCTCGATCGAACTGGATCCCCGTTTCGTCAGCCGCGACGACATTGCCGAGCTCGGCGCGCTGGGGTTCAACCGGGCCAGCCTGGGCATCCAGGATTTCGACCCGGTGGTACAGCGGGCGATCAATCGCGAGCAGGGGGTGGATGCCACGCTGGACGTGTTGCGTGCGTGTCGCGAACACGGCCTGTCCTCGGTCAACGTCGATCTGATCTACGGGTTGCCGCACCAGACGTTGGAGGGTTTCGCCACGACCCTGGAAACGGTGCTGCGCGAACGTCCCGACCGCCTGGCGATCTACGGGTACGCGCACCTGCCGAACCTGTTCAAGGCACAGCGGCAGATACCGGATGCGGCGCTGCCCAGCCCCGAGCAGAAGCTGGCCCTGCTGGGCCTGGCGGTACGGCGGTTGTCGCTTGCGGGCTATCAGTACATCGGCATGGACCACTTCGCGCTGCCCGGTGAGAACCTGGCGCGCGCGCAGCGTGCCGGCCAGCTGCATCGCAATTTCATGGGCTACACCACGCACGCCCGGACCGACCTGGTCGGGTTGGGCGCCAGTGCGATCAGCCGCATCGGCAGCAGCTACAGCCAGAACCCGCGCGACCTGCCCGGCTGGGAGAGCGCCGTGGACAGCGGCCGCCTGCCGGTGTGGCGCGGCCTCACCCTGGACGCCGACGACGAACTGCGCGCCGAACTGATCAACCAGCTCATGTGCCAGGGCGAAGTGGACGGCCGCGCACTGGGCGCGCGCCATGGTGTCGATTTCGACCACTATTTCGCCGACGCCCTGGCGTCCCTGTCGGCGCTGCAGGCAGACGGCCTGGCCGAGTACCGCGACGGCGTAGTGCGCGCCACCGAACGCGGCCGCCCCCTCCTGCGCCTGCTGGCCATGTGTTTCGACCGCTACCTGGCGCAACCCGAACAGCCGGTGCGCTACTCGCGGGCGATCTGA
- a CDS encoding 4Fe-4S dicluster domain-containing protein, producing the protein MSTPCAPVARPALRWRPLLHAMLLGGFYALPWLRWEGRQALLLDLPARRFDLFGWTLWPQDVGMLFGLIAVMACSLVLLTTVAGRVWCGHACPQTLWSGLFRWIERACVRWLPRPTAAAVATQLAWALVALWTGITFVGLFTPIQTLVAGFWPASWSGWERFWVLFYATATWGNAGFLREQVCIDLCPFARVAPLLCDDDTPQVCYDARRAEPRGPRGRGTGSVTQRGRGLLDPTSASDYAFRAAHPGLAGPPPRFSEDRLGDCVDCMACVQACPMQLDVRSAPLPDCIACGACVDACDAQMRAWRFPSGLVRMASANALQGRPRRWLRPRVLAALACLLGLLGLGLLQL; encoded by the coding sequence GTGAGTACGCCCTGCGCCCCGGTTGCGCGCCCTGCCCTGCGCTGGCGCCCGCTGCTGCACGCGATGCTGCTGGGCGGCTTCTACGCCCTGCCCTGGCTGCGCTGGGAGGGCCGCCAGGCGCTGCTGCTGGACCTGCCGGCGCGTCGCTTCGACCTGTTCGGCTGGACCCTGTGGCCACAGGACGTGGGCATGCTGTTCGGGCTGATCGCGGTGATGGCCTGTTCGCTGGTGCTGCTGACCACCGTGGCCGGCCGGGTCTGGTGTGGGCATGCCTGTCCGCAGACGCTGTGGAGCGGCCTGTTCCGCTGGATCGAGCGCGCCTGCGTGCGGTGGCTGCCCCGACCCACCGCCGCAGCGGTTGCCACGCAACTGGCGTGGGCGCTGGTGGCGCTGTGGACCGGCATCACCTTCGTCGGACTGTTCACGCCCATCCAGACGCTGGTGGCCGGGTTCTGGCCAGCCAGCTGGAGCGGCTGGGAGCGGTTCTGGGTGCTGTTCTATGCCACTGCAACCTGGGGCAATGCCGGCTTCCTGCGCGAGCAGGTCTGCATCGACCTGTGCCCGTTCGCACGCGTGGCCCCGCTGCTGTGCGACGACGATACCCCGCAGGTCTGCTACGACGCGCGCCGCGCCGAACCGCGGGGCCCACGCGGACGCGGCACGGGCAGCGTGACGCAACGCGGCCGTGGCCTGCTCGACCCGACCAGCGCCAGCGACTACGCGTTCCGTGCGGCACATCCCGGATTGGCAGGGCCACCGCCACGCTTCAGCGAAGACCGGCTGGGCGATTGCGTGGACTGCATGGCCTGCGTGCAGGCGTGCCCGATGCAGCTGGATGTGCGCAGTGCACCGCTGCCGGACTGCATCGCCTGCGGCGCCTGCGTGGACGCCTGCGATGCGCAGATGCGTGCGTGGCGGTTCCCGTCCGGGCTGGTAAGGATGGCCAGTGCCAATGCACTGCAGGGCAGGCCCCGGCGCTGGCTGCGGCCACGCGTGCTGGCGGCGCTGGCGTGCCTGCTGGGCCTGCTTGGATTGGGTCTGCTACAGCTGTAA
- the pgsA gene encoding CDP-diacylglycerol--glycerol-3-phosphate 3-phosphatidyltransferase, whose protein sequence is MKLTLPTWLTLLRIVMIPVLVLVFYLPYTWTNFASAAIFGLAALTDWLDGWIARRYDLASAFGAFLDPVADKLMVAVALFLIVQGHPTPWMAFWAAVIVGREIAVSALREWMAEIGQRAKVRVALIGKIKTTAQMVALLCLLYSVAPNTPVSDIWMGEPVFHIGDWTLAIAAVLTLFSGLQYLHAAWPSLREDERAARETARAKKKG, encoded by the coding sequence ATGAAGTTGACCCTCCCCACCTGGCTGACGCTGCTGCGGATCGTGATGATCCCGGTGCTGGTGCTGGTGTTCTACCTTCCCTATACCTGGACCAACTTCGCCTCGGCGGCGATTTTCGGGCTGGCTGCGCTGACCGACTGGCTGGATGGCTGGATCGCCCGTCGCTACGACCTGGCGTCGGCGTTCGGTGCCTTCCTCGATCCGGTCGCGGACAAACTGATGGTGGCGGTGGCGCTGTTCCTGATCGTGCAGGGCCACCCGACCCCGTGGATGGCGTTCTGGGCAGCGGTGATCGTCGGCCGCGAAATCGCGGTGTCGGCGCTGCGCGAATGGATGGCCGAAATCGGCCAGCGCGCGAAAGTGCGCGTGGCCCTGATCGGCAAGATCAAGACCACCGCGCAGATGGTCGCGCTGCTGTGCCTGCTGTATTCGGTCGCGCCGAACACGCCGGTGTCCGACATCTGGATGGGCGAACCGGTGTTCCATATCGGTGACTGGACCCTGGCCATCGCCGCCGTGCTCACGCTGTTCTCGGGCCTGCAGTACCTGCACGCCGCATGGCCGAGCCTGCGCGAGGACGAGCGCGCCGCACGCGAAACCGCGCGTGCGAAAAAGAAAGGCTGA
- a CDS encoding type II toxin-antitoxin system RelE/ParE family toxin — protein MHAIEHYLTPEGQKDVYVEWLRRLRDAEAKVAVIRRIARVEHGNFGDCRFCRDGVWELRIDVGQGYRVYYGMAGARLVLLLCGGDKRTQDADIERAVDYWQDWKRRTEQ, from the coding sequence ATGCACGCGATCGAGCACTACCTCACCCCTGAAGGTCAGAAGGACGTCTACGTGGAATGGCTGCGGCGACTGCGCGATGCGGAGGCCAAGGTCGCGGTCATCCGGCGTATCGCCCGCGTTGAACACGGGAACTTCGGTGACTGCAGGTTCTGCCGCGATGGCGTCTGGGAGTTGCGCATAGACGTGGGCCAGGGTTATCGCGTGTATTACGGCATGGCCGGCGCGCGGCTGGTGCTGCTGCTGTGTGGTGGCGACAAGCGAACCCAGGACGCGGACATCGAGCGCGCGGTCGACTATTGGCAGGACTGGAAGCGGAGAACCGAACAATGA
- a CDS encoding TIGR03862 family flavoprotein, giving the protein MDEAVPAMRRVAIIGGGPAGLMAAETVRAAGHAVDVYEAKGSPGRKFLIAGKGGLNLTHSDPLDVFVARYRERAAEVGAWLADFDGPALRAWAQGFGIDTYVGSSGRVFPMDRKAAPLLRGWVRRLKESGVRFHVQHRWTGWDEDGALQFETPEGVVRVQADAVVLAMGGGSWPELGSDAAWVAPVAARGVEIAPIKPANCGFDIAWTPYFRERQAGAPLKPVVAHWTALDGQPRSQQGECVISADGIEGSLVYAMAADLRDTLARDGEVVVQLDLLPGQNEAQVLEKLRKPRQGRSFGEHLRRQLGLGGVKSALLFEVLGRQAGDLPAEAVATALKRLPLSLLRPRPIAEVISTAGGVRLEALDAQLMLRAMPGTFCAGEMLDWEAPTGGYLLTACFASGLRAGRGVVEFLA; this is encoded by the coding sequence ATGGACGAAGCAGTACCCGCGATGCGACGCGTGGCCATCATCGGTGGCGGCCCGGCCGGGCTGATGGCGGCCGAAACCGTGCGCGCCGCCGGCCATGCCGTGGACGTGTACGAGGCCAAGGGCTCGCCCGGGCGCAAGTTCCTGATCGCCGGCAAGGGCGGCCTGAACCTGACCCATTCCGATCCGCTGGACGTGTTCGTGGCGCGTTACCGCGAGCGCGCCGCGGAGGTTGGCGCGTGGCTCGCCGATTTCGACGGCCCCGCGCTGCGTGCGTGGGCGCAGGGCTTCGGCATCGACACCTACGTCGGCAGCTCCGGCCGGGTGTTTCCGATGGACCGCAAGGCGGCGCCGCTGCTGCGCGGCTGGGTGCGGCGCCTGAAGGAGTCCGGGGTGCGTTTCCATGTGCAGCACCGCTGGACCGGCTGGGACGAGGACGGCGCGCTGCAGTTCGAAACGCCCGAGGGCGTGGTGCGCGTGCAGGCCGATGCCGTGGTGCTGGCGATGGGCGGCGGCAGCTGGCCCGAGCTCGGTTCGGATGCGGCGTGGGTGGCACCGGTGGCCGCGCGCGGCGTGGAGATCGCGCCGATCAAGCCGGCCAACTGCGGGTTCGACATCGCCTGGACGCCCTACTTCCGCGAACGCCAGGCCGGTGCGCCGCTCAAGCCGGTGGTGGCCCACTGGACCGCGCTGGACGGCCAGCCGCGTTCGCAGCAGGGCGAATGCGTGATCAGCGCCGACGGCATCGAAGGCAGCCTGGTATACGCGATGGCGGCCGACCTGCGCGACACGCTGGCGCGCGATGGCGAGGTGGTCGTGCAGCTCGACCTGCTGCCCGGACAGAACGAAGCGCAGGTGCTGGAGAAGCTGCGCAAGCCGCGCCAGGGCCGCAGTTTCGGAGAGCACCTGCGTCGCCAGCTTGGCCTGGGCGGGGTGAAGTCGGCACTGCTGTTCGAGGTGCTGGGCAGGCAGGCGGGCGATCTGCCGGCCGAGGCCGTGGCCACTGCGCTGAAGCGCCTGCCGCTGTCGCTGCTGCGACCGCGCCCGATCGCCGAGGTGATCAGCACCGCCGGCGGGGTTCGGCTGGAGGCCCTGGATGCGCAGTTGATGCTGCGCGCGATGCCCGGCACGTTCTGTGCCGGCGAGATGCTGGACTGGGAAGCGCCGACCGGCGGGTACCTGCTGACCGCGTGCTTCGCGAGCGGGTTGCGGGCGGGGCGTGGGGTCGTGGAGTTCCTGGCGTAG
- a CDS encoding nucleotide sugar dehydrogenase, producing MIESNLPFPHAASAAAQARICVIGLGYVGLPLTVAFGAVHPTLGYDIDTARVTELQQGRDHTLELEPQELAAAVQARYSADPADLADCNVYIVTVPTPIDAHEQPDLGPLRAASTLIASVLKPGDLVIYESTVYPGTTEEVCVPLLEAGSGLRFNQDFHCGYSPERINPGDRQRRLADIRKITSGSTAEVAAVVDALYARIIHAGTWPAPSIRVAEAAKVIENIQRDVNIALVNELALIFDRLGIDTQDVLDAAGSKWNFLPFRPGLVGGHCIGVDPYYLLHKSESVGYHPDLIHTARQVNNRVGAHVAQRVLALLQARGHAVPQARVLVLGVTFKENCPDLRNSRALELAQSLQDAGARVQVQDPWVGPATLQGSGLQWVDTPDPQGYDAVVLAVAHDRFRTMDRAAIQALLRPDGVVYDVKSVWPRDVVDDRL from the coding sequence ATGATCGAATCCAACCTGCCGTTCCCGCACGCGGCCAGCGCCGCTGCGCAGGCGCGCATCTGCGTCATCGGGCTGGGCTATGTGGGGTTGCCGCTGACCGTGGCCTTCGGCGCGGTGCACCCGACCCTGGGCTATGACATCGATACGGCACGGGTCACCGAGCTGCAGCAGGGCCGCGACCACACCCTGGAACTGGAACCGCAAGAGCTGGCTGCGGCGGTGCAGGCGCGCTACAGCGCCGACCCGGCCGACCTGGCCGACTGCAACGTCTACATCGTCACCGTGCCCACCCCGATCGATGCGCACGAGCAGCCGGATCTCGGCCCGCTGCGCGCCGCCAGCACCCTGATTGCCAGCGTGCTCAAGCCGGGCGACCTGGTGATCTACGAATCCACCGTGTATCCGGGCACCACCGAAGAAGTGTGCGTGCCGCTGCTGGAAGCTGGCTCCGGCCTGCGCTTCAACCAGGACTTCCACTGCGGCTACAGCCCGGAGCGGATCAACCCGGGCGACCGCCAGCGACGCCTTGCCGACATCCGCAAGATCACCTCCGGCTCCACCGCCGAAGTGGCTGCGGTGGTCGACGCGCTGTATGCGCGCATCATCCATGCCGGCACCTGGCCGGCGCCGTCGATCCGCGTGGCCGAGGCGGCCAAGGTGATCGAGAACATCCAGCGCGACGTCAACATCGCGCTGGTCAACGAACTGGCGCTGATCTTCGACCGGCTCGGCATCGACACCCAGGACGTGCTCGATGCCGCCGGCAGCAAGTGGAACTTCCTGCCGTTCCGGCCGGGCCTGGTCGGTGGGCACTGTATCGGCGTGGACCCGTACTACCTGCTGCACAAGTCCGAGAGCGTGGGCTACCACCCCGACCTCATCCACACCGCGCGCCAGGTCAACAACCGGGTTGGCGCGCACGTGGCGCAGCGCGTGCTGGCGCTGCTGCAGGCGCGGGGCCACGCGGTGCCGCAGGCGCGCGTGCTGGTGCTGGGCGTGACCTTCAAGGAGAACTGCCCGGACCTGCGCAACAGCCGTGCGCTGGAGCTGGCCCAGTCGCTGCAGGACGCCGGCGCCCGGGTACAGGTGCAGGACCCGTGGGTGGGGCCGGCCACGTTGCAGGGCAGTGGCCTGCAGTGGGTGGACACGCCGGACCCGCAGGGCTACGACGCGGTGGTGCTGGCGGTGGCGCATGACCGGTTCCGGACCATGGACCGCGCCGCGATCCAGGCGCTGCTGCGCCCGGACGGGGTGGTGTACGACGTGAAGTCGGTCTGGCCGCGCGACGTGGTCGACGACCGGCTATAG
- a CDS encoding group III truncated hemoglobin: MSSPAVPDLPVASLALCSEQEVTRLVHDFYARVRQDPKLGPVFDARVHDWDAHLAQLVDFWSAMLRGTRRFSGNPMSKHMAMPELERELFDRWLLLFSQTTGESGNPPMQRLADDVAVRIADTFWRRIQMQRWPELPVVRNLRPD, translated from the coding sequence ATGTCGTCCCCCGCCGTTCCCGACCTGCCCGTGGCCTCGCTCGCTCTGTGCAGCGAACAGGAGGTCACGCGGCTGGTGCACGACTTCTACGCCCGGGTGCGCCAGGACCCGAAGCTGGGCCCGGTGTTCGATGCCCGCGTCCACGACTGGGACGCGCACCTGGCCCAGCTGGTCGATTTCTGGTCGGCCATGCTGCGCGGTACGCGCCGCTTCAGCGGCAACCCGATGTCCAAGCACATGGCCATGCCCGAGCTGGAACGCGAGCTGTTCGATCGCTGGCTGCTGCTGTTCAGCCAGACCACCGGCGAATCGGGCAACCCGCCGATGCAGCGCCTGGCCGACGACGTGGCGGTGCGGATCGCCGACACCTTCTGGCGGCGCATCCAGATGCAGCGCTGGCCGGAACTGCCGGTCGTGCGCAATCTGCGCCCGGATTGA